GCTGCCGTTCCGCCCCCGGCTGCGGTACGGGCGAACGATCCTGTGCCCGGCCATGTGGCGACTCACCCGGTCCGACCTCGCCGACGAGTGGAGCCAGGCACTCGAGCAGTGGCGCCTCACGTGGAAGTGCCCGGACCGGGTGGAACTGCGCGACTTCGACCAACGCCTGCCGCTGGACCTCGACGTGCCCGCGCACCGCGCGATCCTGTTCCGGCACGTGCGTCAGCACGACGAGGCCGTCCTGCTCGAGACGCCATCACCGGACGAGGACGGCTGGATCGACGGGCACGCCCACAACGTCGTACTGCCACTGACCTGCCGCCACGCGCCCGACCCCGCACCACCGATCGCCTCAGCACCGCTGCTGTCCCGCGCCCACGGGCACGCGCCGTTCTCCCCCGACGCGCGATGGCTGTACGCGAAGCTCTACGTGCCGGCCGAGCACACCGACCACCTGCTGGTGGCCGAGCTGCCCACGCTGCTGGACGTGCTCGACGGCCGCGATCACTGGTTCGTGCGCTTTCCCCGCATCAAAGACGCCGACGAGCCGGACCACCTGCGGCTGCGCATCCGGGTCGACGAGGACGCCGAACAGGTGGCCACCGCGCTCGGCCAATGGGTCCACCGGCTCCGCACCGACGGAACACTCGCCCGCCTCGCGCTGACCACCTACTTCCCGGAGGCCGGGCGATACCTCACCATGCCCGACGCAGAAGCGGTGTTCGTGGCCGACTCCCGGTTCGTGCTCGACGCCCTGACCCACCTCAACGCGGACCGGACCGTGATCACCGCTCTGTCCCTGTTCGACGTGGCAGCCGCGTTCCTCGGCGACCGCACGGCAGCGGACGACTGGCTCCACCACACCGCTCCGTCGGCCCCTCCGGACCGCACGCTGCTCACCCGGGTCACCCAGCTCGTACGCGGCAACGGGCTGGCCGACCTTCCCGGATGGCCCGCGGTGTCCGGCGCCCACCACGCACGCGCCGACGCGCTGGCCACCTACCGAACGGCACTTCCGGACGGAGCCGCCCTCGGAGGGGTGCTGCACCCGTTGTTGCACATGCACCACAACCGCCTGGTGGGAGCGGACCGCCCCAACGAAGCCGTGTGCCTGCGGCTGGCGCGCCAGGCCGCCGCGACCTGGCGCGCGTGCCGGAGGGACGAGCCGTGAACGAACAGGAGCGGCGAGCACAGTCCCTCGCGGACGGACCGGCCGGGACCGTGCTGCTGGAACGGGAACGGGGCACGTGCTGCCCGGACGGAATTCGGACGATGCTCTCCACCCCGGTGAGGGCACACCCGGAGCAGGCGACCCTGTTCGAGGGCGCTCCGGCAGTGGCGTTCGCGCTGGCCGCGAACGGGCCGTCCCGCGCCCTGACCACATTGGACGGGCACATCGAGACGATCACCCGATCCCGCCTCGACGCGGCCCACTGTCGTATCGACCACGGCGAGCTGCCCGACAAGGGCGAGTACGACCTGATGGCCGGACTCACCGGACTCGGGACGTACCTCCTGCGTCGCCACGGCCCTGGCCCGCTCCTGCGGGACGTGCTGACCTATCTCGTACGACTCACCGAACCCCGCCCGGACGGTCTTCCCGGCTGGTGGGCCGCGCACGGCCCGACAGGCGCTGAGCGCGGCTGGGACGGCGGGCACGGCAACCTCGGGATCTCCCACGGAATCGCGGGACCGCTCGCTCTGCTCGCCCAAACCGCCCGAGCAGGCATCCACGTCGCCGGGCAGTCCCACGCCCTGTCCCGCATCCTCACCTGGCTCGACCAGTGGCGCCACGACACCGAGAGCGGCACGTGGTGGCCCGGAGTCCTCTCCCGAGCAGAGCACGACGACGGACAGGCGCAGCGACAGGCCCCGCCGCGTCCCTCATGGTGCTACGGCACCCCGGGAATCGCTCGCGCGCAGCACCTCGCCGGGCTCGCGCTCGGCGACACCGAGCGGCAGCATCGCACCGAGAACACCCTCGCCGGGTGTCTCGCCGACAACGGGCAGCTCGCCCAGTTCACAGACGTCTCCCTCTGCCACGGGTGGGCGGGGCTGCTGCACACCACCTGGCGCATGAGCCAGCACGCCCCGCGGCTCCGCGCGCACCTGCCGATGCTGATCGAACGACTCACGAACCGGCTGGACGAGCACTACTCACCGGGAGCGGGCCTGCTCACCGGAGAAGCAGGAGCCCGGCTGGCGCTGCACACCGCCACCACCGATCAGGTCCCCGTCACGCGGTGGGATGCCTGCCTGCTGCTGGACGGTTGACACGACGAAGAAGCAAGGAAGGGACACGATGAACACCGAGGCCACCGCCGCATCAGCGCAGGAACTGCGTGCCCGCATGGTCGAGAAAGTCCGGGGAGACGGCTTCGCGACGAACCCGCGCGTGGAACGCGTGCTCCGGCAGATGCCCCGCCACGAGTTCGTCCCCGAGGCCGACCTCCAGACCGCCTACCACCCGTTCGAAGCTGTCATCACCCACCGGTTCGCCGACGGCACCTCCCTGTCGTGCGCCTCCGCCCCGTTCGTGGTGGCGATGATGCTCGACCAGCTCGACGTGCACCCCGGTCACCGCGTACTCGAGATCGGCGCGGGCACCGGCTACAACGCCGCACTGCTGGCCGAACTCACCGGTGACTCCCAACTCGTGACCACCATCGACGCAGACCCCGAGGTGACCGAGCAGGCACGCCGCAACCTCGACGCTGCCGGATACGGCCACATGCACGTCGTCACCGGCGACGGCACCCACGGCGTGCCCGAGAACGGCCCGTACGACCGGATCATCGCCACCGTCTCCCCCTGGGACATTCCCCCGAGCTGGTGGCAGCAGCTCGCCCCCGCCGGGCGGATGGTGCTGCCGCTGCGCTGGCGCGGCCAAACCCGCGCAGTGGCGCTGGCCGAGCGGGGCGGAAAGCTCGTCTCCGATGGTGTGGAGCTGTGCGGCTTCGTCCCCCTGACCGGGGACACCGAAGGCGAACGAACCGCGCCGATCACCAACGACGGCACCGTGAGCCTGCACTGGGACCGCGACCAGCCGATCGACCCCTCCAAGCTGCGTGGCGTGCTCGACACCCCGCACACCAGTCGCTGGTCCGGGCACATGATGGTCGCCAACGAGCCCTTCGACGGGATCTGGTTGCGGCTGACCGCCGAAGACAGCCGCACCTGCCGCATCAACGCGCACCCGAACGTGCCCCGCGAGCTGGTCGCCCCACTGGCACCGATGCGCTCCCCCGCACTCGCCGACGGCGAGTCGCTGGCCTACGTGACCCAGCACCGGCACCGCACCGAGGAAGGGTCCCGATGGGAACTCGGCGCGATCGGTCACGGACCAAACGCCGCCGCACTGGCCGACCGGCTGGTCGAGGTGATCGGACACTGGGCACACGCCCGCGAGCAGCGGCCCACCATCATCGCCTGCCCCGCGGAGGCGGCAAGCACCGAGCACGATCACGGCACCACCATCGAGAAACGCCACAGTCGAGTCGCCGT
This genomic stretch from Actinopolyspora halophila DSM 43834 harbors:
- a CDS encoding lanthionine synthetase C family protein; protein product: MNEQERRAQSLADGPAGTVLLERERGTCCPDGIRTMLSTPVRAHPEQATLFEGAPAVAFALAANGPSRALTTLDGHIETITRSRLDAAHCRIDHGELPDKGEYDLMAGLTGLGTYLLRRHGPGPLLRDVLTYLVRLTEPRPDGLPGWWAAHGPTGAERGWDGGHGNLGISHGIAGPLALLAQTARAGIHVAGQSHALSRILTWLDQWRHDTESGTWWPGVLSRAEHDDGQAQRQAPPRPSWCYGTPGIARAQHLAGLALGDTERQHRTENTLAGCLADNGQLAQFTDVSLCHGWAGLLHTTWRMSQHAPRLRAHLPMLIERLTNRLDEHYSPGAGLLTGEAGARLALHTATTDQVPVTRWDACLLLDG
- the fxlM gene encoding methyltransferase, FxLD system, with product MNTEATAASAQELRARMVEKVRGDGFATNPRVERVLRQMPRHEFVPEADLQTAYHPFEAVITHRFADGTSLSCASAPFVVAMMLDQLDVHPGHRVLEIGAGTGYNAALLAELTGDSQLVTTIDADPEVTEQARRNLDAAGYGHMHVVTGDGTHGVPENGPYDRIIATVSPWDIPPSWWQQLAPAGRMVLPLRWRGQTRAVALAERGGKLVSDGVELCGFVPLTGDTEGERTAPITNDGTVSLHWDRDQPIDPSKLRGVLDTPHTSRWSGHMMVANEPFDGIWLRLTAEDSRTCRINAHPNVPRELVAPLAPMRSPALADGESLAYVTQHRHRTEEGSRWELGAIGHGPNAAALADRLVEVIGHWAHAREQRPTIIACPAEAASTEHDHGTTIEKRHSRVAVTYAPEPDQPAENHRRF